The genomic interval TGGTTTGAGATGAGCACCCATCAACAGACCGGCCTGTCTCAATGGCCTTAAATACACATGCCACAATCTGAATATGCCATAGAAACAAGCGGCTGTAAATTGCTGCGAACAATAAGATTGATTCTCACCAAAGCACACTATATAGTGTTCTTAATCGTTTTTACCCCATATATATTGTGTTTAGAGGTGTAGCGTGGTGGATTTTGAGCATTTACAAGTAACTAAGCGCGACGGGCGCAAAGAACCGATCGATCTGGATAAAATTCACCGGGTGGTGACTTGGGCGGCAGAAGGTTTAGAGCATGTGTCGGTCTCACAGGTGGAATTACGCAGCCATATTCAGTTCTACGATGGTATTCGTACCAAAGATATTCACGAAACGATTATTAAGTCTGCTGCGGATTTGATCTCAGAGCAGGCGCCTGATTATCAATATCTTGCCGCGCGTTTGGCAATTTTCCATTTGCGCAAAATTGCCTACGGTGAATTCGAGCCACCACATTTTTACGCGCATGTGCAAAACCTCACCGAGCGCGGTAAATATGACAAACACATTTTGTCTGATTACAGCGAAGCCGAATTTAATGAACTCAATGATTATATTGATCATTGGCGCGATATGAATTTTGCCTACGCAGCGGTTAAGCAACTCGAAGGCAAATATTTGGTGCAAAACCGTGTCACTGGCGAAGTCTATGAAAGCCCACAGTTCCTGTATATGTTGGTCGGGATGTGCTTGTTTGCTGACTATCCACGCGACACGCGCCTGGATTATGTGAAGCGCTTTTACGATGCAGCCTCAACGTTTAAGTTGTCGCTGCCGACACCGATTATGAGCGGTGTGCGCACGCCATCACGTCAGTTCAGTTCGTGTGTGCTGATTGAATGTGATGACAGTCTGGATTCGATTAATGCCACCAGTAGTGCGATTGTTCGCTATGTGTCGCAGCGTGCTGGGATTGGTATCAACGCTGGGCGTATTCGCGCTGAGGGTAGCGAAATTCGCAGTGGCGAGGCGCGTCATACCGGGTGTATTCCGTTTTATAAACACTTCCAAACCGCGGTGAAATGCTGCTCACAAGGTGGCGTGCGTGGTGGGGCGGCAACGCTGTTCTATCCTATGTGGCATCTGGAAGTGGAATCACTGCTGGTGTTGAAAAATAACCGTGGGGTGGAAACCAACCGCGTGCGTCATATGGATTACGGCGTACAAATCAACCGCTTGCTCTATCAGCGCTTGTTGAAAAAACAACATATTACACTGTTTTCGCCATCAGACGTTCCGGGGTTATACGAAGCATTTTTTGCCGATCAAGACGAATTTGAGCGCTTATATACGAAGTATGAAGCCGATGAGTCGATTCGTAAGCGTAGCGTGCCAGCGGTGGATCTGTTTTCATTGATGTTGCAAGAGCGTGCTGGTACGGGGCGGGTTTATGTGCAACACGTCGATCACTGCAACACCCACAGCCCGTTTGACCCTGCGGTAGCGCCGGTACGCCAGTCGAATCTGTGTATGGAAATTGCGCTGCCGACCAAACCGCTCAATGATCTTAACGATGAAGACGGCGAGATTGCTTTGTGTACGTTGTCTGCGCTGAATTTGGGGGCGTTTGATGATTTGGCCGATATCGAGCCAGTGGCCGATTTGATTGTGCGCGCACTTGATGCGTTGCTCGATTATCAGGATTACCCGGTGCCAGCAGCGTATAACGCGACGATGAAGCGCCGTACGCTTGGGGTGGGTGTGATCAACTACGCGTATTATTTGGCGAAAAACGGCACCAAATACAGCGACGGATCTGCATTAGGGCTCACCCACCGCGCGTTTGAAGCGATCCAGTATTATTTACTCAAAGCATCAAACACCTTGGCGAAAGAAAAAGGCGCGTGTCCGGCATTTGCCGATACGGTCTATAGTAAAGGCGTGCTGCCGATCGATACCTATAAAAAAGAGCTCGATAAAATTTGCGATGAACCGCTGCAGCTTGATTGGGAAGCGCTGCGCAAAGAAATTACCACCCATGGTTTGCGTAACTCAACCTTAAGTGCGCTGATGCCGTCAGAAACCTCCAGCCAGATTGCTAATGCGACCAATGGTATTGAACCGCCACGTGGCTTTGTGTCGGTAAAAGCGTCAAAAGATGGCATTTTAAAACAAGTGGTACCGGAGTTTTTCAGGCTCAAAGGCCAGTATGAGCTGTTATGGCAAATGCCGGGTAACGAAGGGTATTTGCAGTTGGTGGCGGTGATGCAAAAATTCGTCGATCAAACGATTTCTGCAAACACCAGCTACGATCCACAGCGCTACCCGGGTGGGAAAGTGCCGATGAATCAACTTATTAAAGACCTATTGTTAACGTATAAACTGGGCGTTAAGACCTTGTACTATCACAATACGCGTGATGGGGCTGTTGATAACCAAGACGACCTTGCCGATGATTGTGCCGGCGGGGCGTGTAAAATTTAATCGGAGTGGATCATGACTGAATCATGCCAGTATCGCTACAGTACGTTTTCGCAAAACAAAAATGACCAGCTAAAAGAGCCGATGTTTCTCGGTCAGCCGGTGAATGTGGCGCGCTATGACCAGCAAAAATATGAAGTGTTTGAGAAGCTGATTGAAAAGCAGTTGTCGTTTTTCTGGCGTCCTGAGGAAATTGATGTCTCACAAGACCGGATCGATTACCAAAATTTGCCAACACACGAACAGCATATTTTCATCAGCAATCTGAAATACCAGACCCTGCTTGATTCTATTCAGGGTCGTAGTCCAAACGTTGCTTTGCTGCCGCTGGTGTCGATCCCAGAGCTCGAAACCTGGATTGAAACGTGGTCGTTTTCTGAAACCATCCACTCACGCTCGTATACGCATATTATTCGTAATATCGTCAACGATCCGAATGTGGTGTTCGATGATATTGTCGAGAATGAGTACATTAAAGCGCGTGCGCAAGATATTGCTAAATATTACGATGATCTGATCGAATACACCCAGCGCTACTTGATGGTTGGTTATGGTGAGCATGAAGTCAATGGCTGCAGCTTTACCGTGAGCAAGCGCGAGCTGAAGAAAAAGATTTACCTGTGCTTGATGTGCGTGAATGTGCTCGAAGCGATTCGTTTTTATGTCTCGTTTGCGTGCTCGTTTGCCTTCGCCGAGCGTGAATTGATGGAAGGGAATGCAAAAATCATCAAATTGATTGCGCGTGATGAAGCGTTGCATTTGACTAGTACCCAGCACATGATCAATATTCTGCGCAGCGGGCAAGACGATCCGGAGATGGCGGAAATCGCCAAAGAATGTGAGCAGGATGCGTTTGAAGTCTTCCGTGTGGCCGCTGAGCAAGAAAAAGAATGGGCGGAATATTTATTCAAAGATGGCTCGATGATTGGCTTGAATCGTGATATTTTGGCGCAATATGTCGAATACATCACCAATTTGCGCATGCAGGCGGTCGGGCTCGAACCGGCGTTCCCGCACGCCAAGCAGAACCCGATCCCGTGGATTAACGCGTGGTTGTCGTCAGACAATGTGCAAGTGGCGCCACAGGAAGTTGAAATCAGCTCGTATCTCATCGGGCAGATCGATTCTGAAGTCAATCTCGACGACTTGGATGACTTCGAGCTCTAATATGGCGTTAATCACCACCAATCAACACCGTTTTCGCCTTGAGGTGGGTGAGACCTTGCTTGATGGTCTGATCCGCACCGGGCACGCGGTGGAATATCAATGTCGCGAAGGGTACTGCGGGAGCTGCCGGGTACGCGCGCAGGGCGAGTTTAGCTACGTTCGCGCGCCACTGGCCTATACTGGGCCGGGCGAAGTGCTCGCTTGTTGCGCGGTGCCCAAAACCGATATTTTTTTAGATATTGATCTGGCGGTATTGCGTCGTACGGGTTGAAATACACTTAAATCATCTCTCGAAACCCTAATTATCTCTCATAATTGGGGTTTTATTGTTTCTGCGGTTGATTTTTTAACCTGTTTTGATGCGTTGCGAATAAAATGGCATGACGTTTAATCTAATGATCGATTGATCTAGGAAGGAAAGATGAGATTTATTGAGACTAAAGTCGGCGCTGAAGCTGGAGATGCTTACGCACAACATAATCTTGGTGTTATGTATGCTAAAGGACAAGGTGTCGCACGAGATGATGAAGTAGCGGTGAATTGGTGGAGAAAAGCCGCAGAACAGGGGCTCGCTGCCGCACAATATAATCTTGGTCTTGCGTATGCTAATGGAAAAGGTGTCACACAAGATGATGAAGCAGCAGTAAATTGGTATCGCAAAGCAGCAGAACAGGGGGATACTACCGCACAACATAATCTTGCTGTTATGTATGCTGAGGGAAGAGGCGTTGCGCAAGATGATGAAGCAGCGGTGAAATGGTATCGCAAAGCGGCAGAGCAGGGGGCTGCTGACGCACAAAACAATCTTGCTATTATGTATGCTAAAGGAAAAGGCGTCGCACGAGATGATGGGGCAGCGGTGAATTGGTGGAGGAAAGCCGCAGAGCAGGGGAATGCTGCTGCTCAATACCTTCTTGGTCTTGCGTATACTAAGGGAGAAGGCATCACGCAGGATTATGAAGTGGCGGTGAATTGGTTTAATAAAGCTGCGGAGCAGGGGATTGCTGATGCACAAGCCATTCTTGCTGTTATGTATACTAAGGGAGAAAGTGTCGCGCGAGATGATGAAGCAGCAGTGAATTGGTATCGCAAAGCCGCAGAGCAGGGGAATGCTGCTGCACAATACTTTCTTGGTCTTGCGTATACTAAGGGAGAAGGTGTCGCACAAGATGATGAAGTCGCAGTGAATTGGTATCGCAAAGCCGCAGAGCAAGGGGATGCTGACGCACAAACCAATCTTGGTTGGATGTATGATATGGGAAGAGGTGTCGCGCGTGATGAAGAAGTAGCGGTGAAATGGTATCGTAAAGCGGCGGAGCAGGGATATGCTGGGGCACAAACCAAGCTTGGTATTATGTATTCTCTTGGAGAAGGTGTCGCGCAAGATTATAAAGAAGCGGTGGGGTGGTTGAGAAAAGCCGTGGAGCAGGGAAATGCTGATGCACAAGCCATCCTTGATGTTATATATCCTAAAGGACTAGTCGCCACACAAGATTATGTAGCCGCGGTGAATTGGTATCGCAAAGCCGCAGAGCAAGGGGATGCTGACGCACAATTCTCTCTTGGTGTTATGTATGCTAAAGGACGAGGCGTCGCGCAAAATGACGAAACGGCGGTGGATTGGTATCGTAAAGCGGCGGAGCAGGGGGTTGTTGAGGCACAATACAATCTTGGTCTTATGTATGCTAAGGGAGAAGGCGTCGCGCAAGATCATGAAGCAGCGGTGAATTGGTTTAGAAAAGCGGCGGAGCAGGGGCATGCTGATGCACAATATGCTCTTAGTGTTATGCATGCTAAAAGACAAGACGTCACACAAGCTGTTAAAACAACGGAGAAGTGGTATCACAAGCTCATTCAGCGTATCTTCCCTCGGAGATAGGGTTTCTCTATTTCATCTACCCATACGCTACTTTTAATGAAATCTCTGCTAGATATATGACCTATTGATACGCCCTTTTTTATGATTATTACAATGGTTGTGCTTTGTTATGGGCTAATGAGTGATATAAGCACAAAGAATACATTTTATAAGCTGACGTGATGATAAAAGGGGGCGATAACTTTGTGTTCATCGTAGCCATGTCGTAAAATAGAGCGTTAGTGAATTTATTCTAAAATAGCAAAGTGAGGCAATCATGACGACAAAAAAACAATCGTTGTCTGTGGGCGATAAACAGTACGCCTACTACCCTTTATCATCGGTGGTTGATGGTAATCATCTGGCAAAACTGCCATTTTCGATTAAAATTTTGCTCGAAAACTTGCTGCGTACCTGCGACGGTGAATCAGTTACTGAAGATGACGTTCAAGCATTAGCAACCTGGACACCAACCAGCCTGACTGAAAAAGAAATCGCTTTTAGTCCCAGTCGCGTCATTTTGCAGGATTTTACAGGCGTACCTTGTGTGGTCGATTTGGCCGCAATGCGCGATGCGATGGTTGCCTTAGGCGGTGATCCACAGAAAATTAACCCACAAGTGCCGGTTGATCTGGTTATTGACCATTCCGTGATGGTGGATTATTTTGCCAGCGATGATGCAGTCGAGAAAAATGCTGCGATTGAGTTTGAACGCAATAATGAGCGTTATCAGTTTCTGCGTTGGGGGCAAAAAGCGTTTGATAAATTCCGTGTGGTACCACCAGATACTGGTATTGTTCACCAGGTCAACCTCGAGTACCTCGCACAAGTGGTTTTCCAGAATAACGACGGCGACGAAGCGCTTGTCTACCCAGATAGCCTGGTTGGTACCGACTCGCACACTACCATGATCAACGGCCTTGGTGTCCTTGGTTGGGGTGTTGGTGGGATCGAAGCCGAAGCGGCGATGCTTGGCCAACCGATCACCATGCTGGTGCCTGATGTTGTTGGGTTTGAATTAACCGGCAAATTGCAGCCAGGGGTTACCGCGACCGACTTAGTATTAACCGTCACGCAAATGCTGCGTGAACTTGGTGTGGTGGGTAAATTTGTTGAATTTTTCGGCGATGGCCTGGTTGATCTGCCGTTGGCTGACCGTGCAACGATTGCCAACATGGCACCAGAATACGGTGCGACGTGTGGCATCTTCCCAATTGATGAAGAAACGCTGAACTATATGCGTCTTTCTGGTCGTGATGAAGATTTGATTGAGCTAACGCGTGAGTATGCCAAAGCTCAAGGCATGTGGCGTGAGCAAGGCGCACGTCCGCAATACACCACCACCTTAACCTTGGATATGGGGACTGTAGTTCCATCGGTTGCTGGTCCTAAGCGTCCGCAAGACCGTATCGAGCTGACCGAACTGAGCAAGAAAGCTAATGAATTATTGCCCGCAGAGCCTAAATCAGCGCAGGTGACGATGAATGGTGAAACCTTCACCCTTGAAGACGGCGCGGTGGTGATTAACGCGATCACCAGTTGTACCAACACCTCTAACCCATCTGTGATGCTGGCTGCTGGTTTGGTGGCGAAAAAAGCGGTTGAGAATGGTTTGGTTCGTAAGCCGTGGTGTAAAACCTCATTGGCTCCAGGCTCACAAGTGGTGACTGAATATCTCGAGAAAGCTGGGCTGATTCCGTATCTTGAAAAAGTTGGGTTCCATGTGGTCGGCTATGGCTGTACGACCTGTATTGGTAACTCTGGCCCATTACCGGATGAAGTAGGCGATGCGATCGATGAGCATGATCTAACCGTTGCATCCGTGCTTTCAGGTAACCGTAACTTCGAAGGCCGTGTGCATGCTAAAGTGAAAATGAATTTCCTGGCTTCACCACCGCTGGTGGTCGCTTATTCCTTGCTTGGTACGGTCTGTAAAGACATCACCTCAGATGTGATCGGTACCAACGCTGAAGGTAAAGATATTTACTTGAAAGATATCTGGCCAACCTCTGAAGAAGTGCATGAGCAACTTTCAGCGATTGAGCGTGAAATGTATGTCAAAGGCTACGACGATGTCTTCAAAGGCTCTGAAATGTGGCAAAACATCCAGGTCGCTGAATCGAAAAGCTATGACTGGGATGAAAGTTCAACTTACATCAAGAACCCACCATACTTTGAAGGTATGCCGAAACAAGCACCGAGTGAGTTGCCACAAATTAAGGGCGCTCGCGTTCTCGCACGCTTAGGTGATTCAATCACTACCGACCATATCTCTCCTGCTGGCTCGTTCAAACCAGAAACGCCAGCTGGACGGTTTTTGGTTGGACGAGGCGTTGAACCAAAAGACTTTAACTCGTATGGTTCACGTCGTGGTAACGATGATGTGATGGTGCGTGGGACCTTTGGTAACATCCGTCTGCGTAACGAACTCGCCCCAGGCACAGAAGGGGGTTGGACAACCAACTTCTTAAATGGCGAAGTCGAAACCATCTACGATGCGTCTATGGCGTATCAAGAAAACAATATTCCATTGGTTGTGTTGGCCGGTAAAGAATATGGTACTGGCTCTTCACGTGACTGGGCGGCTAAAGGCACCATTTTGCTAGGTGTCCAAGCGGTTATCACTGAGAGCTTTGAACGTATTCACCGCTCGAACTTGGTTGGCATGGGCGTTCTGCCACTGCAATTCCAAGACGGTGAAACGCGCGAAACCTTAGGCTTAAAAGGCGATGAAACTTTCGATTTCGCCGAACTGACTAAGGGCGCAAAAATGCTTGATGTCACCGCAACCTCGCCTGAGGGTGAGGTGAAAAACTTCACCGTGCGTGTACGCATCGATACCCCGAAAGAGTGGGCGTACTACCAACACGGTGGTATCTTGCAATATGTGCTCCGTCAATTAGACAACTAAGCAAGAACCAACATCGTTGGATCAAAAAAGCAGGCTTTCGAGCCTGCTTTTTTATTATCTGCCTTAGTGGCAATGGATCAAAAATGCCTTATAAGATCACGCTCCCCCAAGTAAAGCCTAAGATCACGCTCAGCGTAATGGCCAGCGTTCCCGGGATTAAAAATGGGTGGTTAAAGACTAATTTACCAATTTGGGTTGAGCCAGTATCATCCATTTCCACCGCCGCTAATAAGGTTGGGTAGGTGGGCAAAACAAACAGGGCGCTGACTGCAGCAAATGAAGCGATTGCGGTAAGTGGCTCAACGCCAAGTACTAAAGCGGCTGGGAGTAATGCTTTTGCAGTCGCTGCTTGTGAATACAGCAGCATGCTCGCAAAAAAGAAGGTCACCGCGAGCATCCACGGATAATCATCAAGGATGCGGCTGGCGGTTTCTTTAATGTCCTCTAAGTGGGCGCTGACAAAGGTATCGCCAAGCCAAGCAACACCAAGTACACAAATACATGCGCTCATGCCCGATTTGAATGTTGAGGCATTGAGCACTCGGTTCGGATCAATTTTTGTCGCAAACACGATGAATGTTGCGGCTGCCAGCATAAAGGTCATAATCGCTTCGTTACGTGGCAAGGTTGGGTTTTCAATAATCCCCACCTTATCGCTAATCAAAGTAGCGTAGGTCACAACAACCGCGATGGTGAGAAGAAAAATCAACACAGAACGTTTAGCGCCAGATTTGATATTAATCGCTTGCGCGCCACGTAAGCTGACCTGTCCGTTTTCTAACCGCCGCTGGTATTCTGGATCTTGATCGAGTTCTTTGCCCAGAAAATTAGCAACAACTGCGGTGAGCATACAGGCGAGAAAAGTCGTTGGGATACAGATGGCGAGTAGTTGCAGATAGCCCACACCAAGCGGTTCTAACACCCCGCTGACAAACACGACAGCTGCAGAAATGGGTGAGGCGGTGATGGCAATCTGTGAGGCGACCACTGCAATCGATAACGGGCGCGACGGGCGAATACCTTGTTCTTTAGCCACCTCTGCGATCACCGGAAGGGTTGAAAATGCGGTGTGTCCTGTGCCAGCCAGCAAGGTCATCACATACGTCACAACCGGCGCTAAAAAAGTAATGTGTTTGGGGTTGCGGCGCAAAATCCGTTCGGCAATATGGACTAAATAATCCAAACCGCCGGCGACCTGCATGGCCGCAATCGCAGCGATAACCGACATAATGATGAGAATGACATCAATCGGAATACTGCCAGGGCTCATGCCAAGTAATAAACACAAGACTGCAACACCGAGCCCACCAGCATAACCGATAGCGATAGAGCCAAGTCGTGCGCCAATAAAAATGGCGCCAAGAACGACGATTAATTGCACGATCCACATCATGTGCTCCTTTAGTGTTTCGGTTTAACTTGTGGGTAGACCATGTTTTGTGGCGCGATGATCTCATCGAGCTTATCTTGAGGGAGCATGCCTTCTTCAAGCACGATGTCGTAAACCCTGCGTCCGCTCTCAAGTGCTTTTTGTGCGACATAGGTGGCGTTGTCATAGCCAATATGCGGGTTAAGCGCAGTTACTAAGCCGATATTATTGAGTACTTCTTCACGGCAATGTTCGACATTGAGGCTGATGCCGTCGATGCATTTTTTAGCGAAGGTTTCGCAAATATGGGCGAGCATGGTGATGCCAGTAAAGAGGTTGAAGGTAATCACCGGCTCAAAGACATTGAGCTGTAATTGACCGCCTTCAGCGGCCATGACAATGGCGTGGTCAATGCCCATAATGTGGAATGCTGCCTGATTAACCACTTCTGGGATCACCGGGTTCACTTTCCCCGGCATAATCGAACTCCCTGGCTGCATCTCTGGTAGACGATAGTTCGCCAGACCGGCACGTGGCCCCGAGCTCAACAGACGCAAATCGTTAGCAATTTTTGAGAGCCTGGCAGCGATTAAGCGAATGTTACCGGAAAGTTGCACATAGGTGCTGGTGTCCTGGGTGGCTTGAATGAGATCTTCCGCAGTGTAGTAGGGTTTGTTGGTGAGTAAAGTGAGCGCATCAGCACAAGCCTCGGCATAGCCTGCTGGGGCGTTTAATCCGGTGCCAATCGCAGTTGCGCCCATGTTGATTTCATAGAGTTTGTGGCGGATGTCTTCGAGCCGCACCATCTCTTTTTTCATCGTCGTCGCAAAGGCGTTAAATTCCTGGCCAGCAGTCATTGGCACCGCGTCTTGAAGGTGCGTGCGGCCCATTTTTAAGTGCTCGCCAAATTCTTGGGATTTATGAATAAAGCTATCGCGTAGAATGGTCATCGAACGTAACAGGCGTTCAATATAATTATCAAGCGCGATATGCAGCGCGGTTGGGTAAGCGTCGTTGGTCGACTGCGAGCGGTTAACATGGTTGTTCGGGTGGCAGTATTGATACTCACCTTTATTATGCCCCATGATTTCCAGCGCACGGTTGGCAATAACTTCATTGGCATTCATATTGGTTGAGGTGCCGGCGCCGCCTTGAAACATATCGACGATAAATTCTTCGTGCATTTTCCCGGCAATCAGTTCATCGCACGCCGCACAAATCGCATTCTTGACTGGCTCGTCTAACACGCCAACTTGATGGTTAGCGATCGCTGCGGCTTTTTTAACCGTCGCTAGCGCGCGAATAAAGGTGGAAAAGCGACTCAGGCGAACATCGGTGACTTTGAAGTTCTCAAAAGCTCTAAGCGTTTGAATGCCGTAATAGGCGTGAGAAGGGACTTCACGATAACCGAGGAGATCGTGTTCTTGACGAGTGGGCATGGGTTTCCTCTAGGGTTTTTAGTTTGGGTTAATTTTATCATTTTTACCTATAAAAAGATAAGAGTTGCCCTTATTTAACCGTAGCCAAGCGTTTGGCACCAGTTTGGCGTAATGCACGGTCTGATCTCTGGTATAAAAGCGATGGTCGCGGTACAATGGCGCGTTTTTACAAATATTTACTTGGCGTGTGGTAAGCGTCAACACTGAATTAAGGAGCGATTATGGTCGATATTACCCTTCCCGATGGCAGCGTTAAATCATTCGATGGCGCAACCACGGGCGCTGACGTGGCGGCCTCAATTGGCGCAGGCTTGGCTAAAGCGGCGCTGGCCGTGCGTGTGAATGATCATTTGCAGGATTTAAGCGACCCAATCGCAGAAGATGCGCGGGTGGCGATTATTACCGCACGCGATGAAGAAGGGTTAGAAATTATCCGCCACTCCACCGCGCATTTATTAGGCCATGCGCTCAAGCAGTTGTGGCCAGATGCGAAAATGGTGATTGGTCCGGTGATCGAAAATGGCTTCTATTATGACATTGCCGCGGAACATCGCTTCAATCCAGAAGACTTGCAAGCCTTAGAGGCGCGTATGCAAGAGCTGGCAAAAACCGGTTATGAGGTTGAAAAGGTGTGGACACCAGTTGCTAAGGCGCGTGAAACTTTTGCCGCGCGAGGTGAAGACTATAAAATTCGCTTGATCGATGATTTTGACGACGCTGTGCGCGAGGTTGGCCTCTATCATCATCAGGAATACCTCGATATGTGTCGCGGGCCGCATGTACCGAATATGGGCCACATCAAAGCGTTCAAACTGACCAAGTTGGCGGGTTCTTATTGGCGAGGCGATGCCAGTGGCGAACCGTTACAGCGGATTTATGGCGTAGGTTTTCGCGATAAGAAAGCACTCAACGCCTACCTTGAACAGCTCGCAGAAGCAGAAAAACGCGATCACCGTAAGATCGGCAAACAGCAAGGCCTGTTTCATTTCCAGGAAGAAGCGCCGGGGATGGTATTTTGGCATGCTCACGGTTGGACGATTTACCGTGAAATCGAAAACTATATGCGCACCAAATTGCAAAAATACGGCTATCAAGAGGTGATGGCGCCGCAGATTTTGGACCGCAGTTTGTGGGAAAAATCGGGGCACTGGGATAAGTTCGGCGGCAATATGTTTACCTGCTGCATCGATGAACATGACTATGCGGTCAAGCCAATGAACTGCCCAGGGCATGTGCAGATCTTTAATCAAGGCTTGCGCAGCTACCGTGAGCTGCCGATCCGTATGGCAGAATTTGGCATTTGTCACCGCAATGAACCTTCCGGTACGCTGCACGGCCTGATGCGTGTGCGACGCTTTGTGCAAGATGATGGGCATATTTTCTGTACCCAAGCGCAAATTAAAAGTGAGATCGAGGCGTGCTGCAAGATGGTCTACGAAGTCTATCAGGACTTCGGTTTTGAACACATTGAGCTCGCCTTATCAACCCGCCCTGAACAGCGTGTGGGTTCAGATGAAATCTGGGATAAAGCGGAGGCAGATTTGGAAGCCGCGCTTAAAGCGCAAGGCCTGGAGTATGTCATCCAGCCTGGCGAAGGCGCATTTTATGGGCCGAAAATTGAATTTACCCTCAAAGACAGTATTGGACGTCGTTG from Suttonella sp. R2A3 carries:
- a CDS encoding anaerobic C4-dicarboxylate transporter; its protein translation is MWIVQLIVVLGAIFIGARLGSIAIGYAGGLGVAVLCLLLGMSPGSIPIDVILIIMSVIAAIAAMQVAGGLDYLVHIAERILRRNPKHITFLAPVVTYVMTLLAGTGHTAFSTLPVIAEVAKEQGIRPSRPLSIAVVASQIAITASPISAAVVFVSGVLEPLGVGYLQLLAICIPTTFLACMLTAVVANFLGKELDQDPEYQRRLENGQVSLRGAQAINIKSGAKRSVLIFLLTIAVVVTYATLISDKVGIIENPTLPRNEAIMTFMLAAATFIVFATKIDPNRVLNASTFKSGMSACICVLGVAWLGDTFVSAHLEDIKETASRILDDYPWMLAVTFFFASMLLYSQAATAKALLPAALVLGVEPLTAIASFAAVSALFVLPTYPTLLAAVEMDDTGSTQIGKLVFNHPFLIPGTLAITLSVILGFTWGSVIL
- the aspA gene encoding aspartate ammonia-lyase; this translates as MPTRQEHDLLGYREVPSHAYYGIQTLRAFENFKVTDVRLSRFSTFIRALATVKKAAAIANHQVGVLDEPVKNAICAACDELIAGKMHEEFIVDMFQGGAGTSTNMNANEVIANRALEIMGHNKGEYQYCHPNNHVNRSQSTNDAYPTALHIALDNYIERLLRSMTILRDSFIHKSQEFGEHLKMGRTHLQDAVPMTAGQEFNAFATTMKKEMVRLEDIRHKLYEINMGATAIGTGLNAPAGYAEACADALTLLTNKPYYTAEDLIQATQDTSTYVQLSGNIRLIAARLSKIANDLRLLSSGPRAGLANYRLPEMQPGSSIMPGKVNPVIPEVVNQAAFHIMGIDHAIVMAAEGGQLQLNVFEPVITFNLFTGITMLAHICETFAKKCIDGISLNVEHCREEVLNNIGLVTALNPHIGYDNATYVAQKALESGRRVYDIVLEEGMLPQDKLDEIIAPQNMVYPQVKPKH
- the thrS gene encoding threonine--tRNA ligase, yielding MVDITLPDGSVKSFDGATTGADVAASIGAGLAKAALAVRVNDHLQDLSDPIAEDARVAIITARDEEGLEIIRHSTAHLLGHALKQLWPDAKMVIGPVIENGFYYDIAAEHRFNPEDLQALEARMQELAKTGYEVEKVWTPVAKARETFAARGEDYKIRLIDDFDDAVREVGLYHHQEYLDMCRGPHVPNMGHIKAFKLTKLAGSYWRGDASGEPLQRIYGVGFRDKKALNAYLEQLAEAEKRDHRKIGKQQGLFHFQEEAPGMVFWHAHGWTIYREIENYMRTKLQKYGYQEVMAPQILDRSLWEKSGHWDKFGGNMFTCCIDEHDYAVKPMNCPGHVQIFNQGLRSYRELPIRMAEFGICHRNEPSGTLHGLMRVRRFVQDDGHIFCTQAQIKSEIEACCKMVYEVYQDFGFEHIELALSTRPEQRVGSDEIWDKAEADLEAALKAQGLEYVIQPGEGAFYGPKIEFTLKDSIGRRWQCGTVQLDFSMPGRLGAQYIDEHGEKQTPVMIHRAVLGSLERFIGILIEQYAGWMPLWLSPVQAVVMPITDAQSDYVEKVCDKLSEAGLRVEKDLRNEKISYKIREHTLARVPYLLVAGDREKSAGNLAVRTRDGRDLGAIDMDALIELMRDKIDTKAQEI